The Terriglobales bacterium region GCTGCAGGCGGCTGGAGAATTGCGGGTCGTCCTTGGCCTTTTCCATCGCTTCCCGCAGATAGGCGATGATCAGGGCCAGCAGGAACGCCAGCAAGGTCGTGGCCAGCACCACCAGCGTCCGCCTCGGCCAGGACCTTCGCTCCGGGCGCACGGCCTTGTCCAGCTGCTGCACCACCACCGAGTCCCGGCCTTCATCGATGCGCGCCGCCTCGTATTGCTTGGCCAGGAGCTCGTACAGGGTGGTGTAGTAGACGACATCGCGATACTTGCGGGCGAACTCCAGAGCTGCTCCAGGCACGTTCTGCAAGGGTACGTCCCCGATCGCTCGCTTGCCGGATCCGCCTTCCAGCTTGGCCACTTGCGCCTGCAAGGCCGACAGCTCCTGCTCCGCCCGCACCAGGTCGGGGTTGCCGGGGGCGGCGAACGAGCGCATCGCCTGCACCTCGGCGGACTTGACCGCCACCTGCGCCCGGAAAGAACTCGCCAACGTGATCATGGCCCGGGACTGGGGATCGGGAGCAATGAACCCGGTCCGCTCCTGGGTTTCCTTCAGGGCCTCCTCCGCGTTGGCCAGGTCGTCGCTGGCCTGCTTCATCTCCCGTTCGAAGAACAACCGCCGCCGTCCCGCCTCCGTCACCGCCAGGGTCCTGGTCAGCTTGGTCAGCTCCTCCGCATAGGCATTGGCGAGGTCGGCGGCGCGTTGCGGGTCGCTGTCCTCCACCGCCACCGAGATGACACCCTCCTTGCCAGCGACGATCTCGGTATTGCCGGCCAACTTGCGCTCCGCAT contains the following coding sequences:
- a CDS encoding Wzz/FepE/Etk N-terminal domain-containing protein → MAQPEEAELKLRTEEEPLGAAGGEVQAPRFPDFLIVVARRKLFILKFVGIAFVLAIITSLLLPKKYTADTRIMPPQQNQSMGAAAILNQLGPLASLAGRDLALRNPSDLYVSVLKSRTVADDLIDRFSLMKVYGTAHRSDAERKLAGNTEIVAGKEGVISVAVEDSDPQRAADLANAYAEELTKLTRTLAVTEAGRRRLFFEREMKQASDDLANAEEALKETQERTGFIAPDPQSRAMITLASSFRAQVAVKSAEVQAMRSFAAPGNPDLVRAEQELSALQAQVAKLEGGSGKRAIGDVPLQNVPGAALEFARKYRDVVYYTTLYELLAKQYEAARIDEGRDSVVVQQLDKAVRPERRSWPRRTLVVLATTLLAFLLALIIAYLREAMEKAKDDPQFSSRLQLFLFYLRQKSS